The Haloplanus salinarum genome includes a region encoding these proteins:
- a CDS encoding TspO/MBR family protein gives MTLRRRLRRLPDERPRLALVVAVLAVELVGASGAVFTASGLVSWYGTLQRPAIAPPNWVFGPVWTLLFALLGVAVWLVWRRLSSPRTEGRARVALAVFAVHFVANVGWSAAFFGLQSVDLGLAVIVVLLALILLTIRAFDRVDRRAALLLVPYLCWTAFAAYLNYRFWVLN, from the coding sequence ATGACCCTCCGCCGGCGTCTGCGCCGTCTCCCGGACGAGCGGCCCCGTCTCGCCCTCGTGGTCGCCGTGCTCGCGGTGGAACTCGTCGGCGCCTCGGGCGCCGTCTTCACCGCCAGCGGCCTCGTCTCGTGGTACGGCACCCTCCAGCGCCCGGCGATCGCGCCGCCGAACTGGGTGTTCGGCCCGGTGTGGACTCTCCTCTTTGCCCTCCTGGGTGTCGCCGTCTGGCTGGTGTGGCGGCGGCTGTCCTCGCCGCGGACCGAGGGCCGTGCCCGCGTCGCGCTCGCCGTCTTCGCCGTCCACTTCGTCGCCAACGTCGGATGGTCGGCGGCCTTCTTCGGCCTGCAGTCGGTCGACCTCGGTCTCGCCGTGATCGTCGTCCTCCTGGCGCTGATCCTGCTCACGATCCGGGCGTTCGATCGGGTGGACCGACGGGCGGCGCTCCTCCTCGTTCCCTACCTCTGCTGGACGGCGTTCGCCGCGTATCTCAACTACCGGTTCTGGGTGTTGAACTAG
- a CDS encoding nascent polypeptide-associated complex protein → MFGGGGMNPRKMKQMMKQMGIDVTELDAEEVVIRTADEELVFSDAQVTRMDAQGQETYQVVGEPETRDPGSAAGAVESGDDDVNDADGDSADAIPEDDVELVATRAGVGKSEAREALEAADGDLASAIASLE, encoded by the coding sequence ATGTTTGGTGGCGGCGGCATGAACCCACGGAAGATGAAACAGATGATGAAACAGATGGGCATCGACGTGACCGAACTCGATGCCGAGGAGGTCGTCATCCGGACGGCCGACGAGGAACTCGTCTTCTCCGACGCGCAGGTGACGCGCATGGACGCACAGGGCCAGGAGACCTACCAGGTCGTCGGCGAACCCGAGACGCGGGACCCGGGGAGTGCGGCCGGCGCCGTCGAGTCCGGCGACGACGACGTGAACGACGCGGACGGCGACTCCGCGGACGCCATCCCCGAGGACGACGTGGAACTCGTCGCGACGCGTGCCGGCGTCGGGAAAAGCGAGGCGCGGGAGGCGCTCGAGGCCGCCGACGGCGACTTGGCGTCGGCCATCGCCAGCCTGGAGTGA
- a CDS encoding methyltransferase domain-containing protein: protein MTSTFLLVREDREYLRAPGEELQTDLGVLTVPEDVEPGQRLETHLGEEFVVREPRGPDLFDHFERTGAPMMPRDIGLVVGMTGAAADDRVLDAGTGTGVLAAYLGRIGAAVRTYEQDPEFADVARENMRLAGVADRVDVRTGDVTAELDALAAEPGFDLLTLDTADAPSVVRRAPDLLLSGGFVVVYSPFVEGTRAAVEAAEEAGLTGVETHETIQRRMQFDERGSRPDTRGVGHTGYLTVGRLS, encoded by the coding sequence GTGACGTCGACGTTCCTGCTGGTTCGTGAGGACCGGGAGTACCTGCGCGCGCCCGGCGAGGAACTCCAGACCGACCTCGGCGTGTTGACCGTCCCCGAGGACGTCGAACCGGGCCAGCGCCTGGAGACCCACCTCGGCGAGGAGTTCGTGGTCCGGGAGCCGCGGGGGCCGGACCTGTTCGATCACTTCGAACGGACCGGCGCGCCGATGATGCCCCGCGATATCGGGTTGGTGGTCGGCATGACCGGCGCCGCGGCCGACGACCGGGTACTCGACGCGGGGACGGGCACCGGCGTCCTCGCGGCCTACCTCGGCCGGATCGGCGCGGCCGTCCGGACCTACGAGCAGGACCCCGAGTTCGCCGACGTCGCCCGCGAGAACATGCGCCTCGCGGGCGTCGCCGACCGCGTCGACGTGCGGACGGGCGACGTGACCGCGGAGCTCGACGCCCTCGCCGCGGAACCGGGGTTCGACCTCCTCACCCTCGACACCGCGGACGCGCCGTCGGTGGTGCGCCGGGCGCCGGACCTCCTCCTCAGCGGCGGGTTCGTCGTCGTCTACTCGCCGTTCGTCGAGGGCACCCGCGCGGCCGTCGAGGCCGCCGAGGAGGCGGGACTGACCGGCGTGGAGACCCACGAGACGATCCAGCGACGGATGCAGTTCGACGAGCGGGGGAGCCGCCCCGACACCCGCGGTGTCGGCCACACCGGCTACCTGACCGTCGGGCGGCTGTCGTGA
- a CDS encoding transcription factor S, translating into MEFCDECGSMMQTEDGVWICTQCGFEQARDAEQEAEMVTTQAQEESEIIESGGGTSGLPTTSADCPSCDNDEAYWYMQQIRAADESETRFFVCTECEHKWREDDH; encoded by the coding sequence ATGGAGTTCTGCGACGAATGCGGATCGATGATGCAGACCGAGGACGGCGTGTGGATCTGTACCCAGTGTGGGTTCGAGCAGGCGCGCGACGCCGAGCAGGAAGCCGAGATGGTCACGACACAGGCCCAGGAGGAGTCGGAGATCATCGAGTCCGGCGGCGGCACGAGCGGCCTCCCGACGACGAGCGCCGACTGTCCGTCCTGTGACAACGACGAGGCCTACTGGTACATGCAGCAGATCCGTGCTGCCGACGAGTCCGAGACCCGCTTTTTCGTCTGTACCGAATGCGAGCACAAGTGGCGCGAGGACGATCACTGA
- a CDS encoding DUF7504 family protein, producing the protein MGEGSTPLDAALGEASSVLLLAPSASEFEDDACVDLLTADEPSRSNVLSVTLTQSPDERIALWRREAGEQLPARAMVVDANGDRSATESTTDRGDDLSSTLSVDVLRSNAEPIDVGMALARHLGAWESTPESTRICLHSLTALLDSFDREAVVSLVSALNDLCDAAGATAHHHLDPAAHDDGLVATFRPLYDAVVEHVPEDGWTVTRAPDDAERPSFRRSTTPPGGAASTDPCRPETVPMPYSFDQTLDLISVSRRRTLLYHLKDLGVGTVSIDELVEGVATRERSIPAREAPESTDSVRVSLVHAHLPKLADLGILEYDVESATVRYHGNPALESFLRYVETLELG; encoded by the coding sequence ATGGGGGAGGGATCCACGCCGCTCGACGCCGCCCTCGGAGAGGCGTCGTCAGTCCTTCTTCTGGCCCCGTCGGCGAGCGAGTTCGAGGACGACGCCTGTGTCGACCTCCTGACCGCCGACGAACCGTCGCGGAGCAACGTCCTCAGCGTGACCCTGACGCAGTCGCCCGACGAACGGATCGCCCTCTGGCGACGCGAGGCGGGCGAGCAGTTGCCGGCGCGGGCGATGGTCGTCGACGCGAACGGGGATCGGTCGGCGACGGAGTCGACGACCGACCGCGGGGACGACCTGTCGAGCACCCTCTCCGTCGACGTCCTCCGCTCGAACGCGGAACCGATCGACGTCGGGATGGCCCTCGCGCGGCACCTCGGCGCCTGGGAGTCCACGCCCGAGTCGACGCGGATCTGTCTGCACTCCCTGACCGCTCTGCTCGACAGTTTCGACCGCGAGGCCGTCGTCTCCCTGGTCTCGGCGCTCAACGACCTCTGTGACGCCGCCGGCGCCACCGCACACCACCACCTCGACCCGGCGGCCCACGACGACGGTCTCGTCGCGACGTTCCGCCCGCTGTACGACGCGGTGGTCGAACACGTCCCCGAGGACGGATGGACGGTGACCCGGGCGCCGGACGACGCCGAACGCCCCTCCTTTCGACGGTCGACGACGCCCCCGGGCGGGGCGGCGAGCACCGACCCCTGTCGCCCCGAGACGGTCCCGATGCCCTACTCGTTCGACCAGACGCTCGATCTCATCTCCGTCTCCCGGCGGCGCACGCTGCTCTACCACCTGAAGGATCTCGGCGTCGGCACCGTCTCCATCGACGAACTCGTCGAGGGGGTGGCGACCCGCGAACGCTCCATCCCGGCGCGCGAGGCGCCCGAATCCACCGACTCCGTCCGCGTCTCGCTCGTCCACGCCCACCTCCCGAAACTGGCCGACCTCGGCATCCTCGAGTACGACGTCGAGTCGGCGACGGTTCGCTACCACGGCAACCCCGCACTGGAGTCGTTCCTCCGGTACGTCGAGACGCTCGAACTGGGCTGA
- a CDS encoding amidase translates to MSTDRRPLDPLAGTLRAGGHTPTGVIDDCTDRIDAVEDDVQALVSEPGRESRLRREAAALEARYDEPSTRPPLFGVPVGVKDIFHVDGYRTRAGSAVPSATITDAESVAVRRLLDAGALHLGKTHTTEFAYFDPAPTRNPHALDHTPGGSSSGSAAAVAAGMCPLALGSQTVGSVIRPAAFCGVVGFKPSHDRIPLDGVVPFSPTVDHVGTFTADVAGAARAASVLCDGWEPVDPDDPPILGVVEGPYLEQATPAGRAGLDAGADALADAGYEVRRVSMLDDIEAVNERHDALTAAELALTHAERYAEYGEQFADTTADLIEAGREVGVDELVDARVAARAFRSRIGERTREAGVDLLLSPAAPGPAPTGIDDTGDPIMNLPWTHAGVPALTVPCGRVGSLPLGLQVVAPFGADEELLSWGAAIASAVADVGAVDDAT, encoded by the coding sequence ATGTCGACCGACCGACGACCGCTCGACCCACTCGCAGGGACGCTCCGTGCCGGCGGCCACACGCCGACCGGAGTGATCGACGACTGTACCGATCGGATCGACGCCGTCGAAGACGACGTCCAGGCGCTCGTTTCCGAACCCGGACGCGAGTCACGGCTGCGCCGCGAGGCCGCGGCGCTCGAGGCACGATACGACGAACCGTCAACCAGGCCGCCGCTGTTCGGCGTCCCCGTCGGCGTCAAGGACATCTTCCACGTCGATGGCTACCGGACCCGCGCGGGTTCGGCGGTTCCATCGGCGACGATAACCGACGCGGAGTCGGTCGCCGTGCGCCGGCTCCTCGACGCCGGCGCGCTCCATCTGGGCAAGACCCACACGACCGAGTTCGCCTACTTCGACCCGGCGCCGACGCGGAACCCGCACGCCCTCGATCACACGCCAGGGGGCTCCTCCAGCGGATCCGCCGCCGCCGTGGCGGCGGGGATGTGTCCGCTCGCGCTCGGGAGCCAGACCGTCGGCTCGGTGATCCGCCCCGCGGCGTTCTGCGGGGTCGTCGGGTTCAAACCCAGCCACGACCGGATCCCGCTCGACGGCGTGGTGCCGTTCTCGCCGACCGTCGATCACGTCGGCACCTTCACCGCGGACGTGGCCGGGGCGGCCCGGGCCGCGTCGGTCCTGTGTGACGGCTGGGAGCCCGTCGACCCCGACGACCCGCCGATCCTCGGGGTCGTCGAAGGGCCGTACCTCGAACAGGCGACGCCGGCCGGACGGGCCGGCCTCGACGCGGGCGCCGACGCCCTCGCCGACGCGGGCTACGAGGTCCGCCGCGTGTCGATGCTTGACGACATCGAGGCGGTGAACGAGCGCCACGACGCCCTGACCGCCGCCGAACTGGCGCTCACCCACGCCGAGCGGTACGCCGAGTACGGCGAGCAGTTCGCCGACACGACGGCCGACCTGATCGAGGCGGGACGTGAGGTGGGCGTCGACGAACTGGTCGACGCCCGCGTGGCCGCCAGGGCGTTCCGCTCCCGGATCGGCGAACGGACCCGCGAGGCGGGCGTGGACCTCCTGCTCTCGCCGGCCGCCCCCGGCCCCGCGCCGACGGGCATCGACGACACCGGCGACCCGATCATGAACCTCCCGTGGACCCACGCCGGCGTCCCCGCGCTGACCGTCCCCTGTGGCCGAGTCGGGAGCCTGCCGCTCGGCCTCCAGGTGGTCGCGCCCTTCGGCGCCGACGAGGAACTCCTGTCGTGGGGCGCGGCCATCGCGTCGGCCGTCGCCGACGTGGGAGCAGTCGACGACGCGACGTGA
- a CDS encoding DoxX family protein, translating into MAYDTSNPLAETFEFGGSSPITTFWIAFLRIVVGWWFFHAGVTKLVESGLNYTYGPAYLTEMGGTVLGPLAVWMGTAIPRFIAAIVPLAETLIGLALAAGVAVRLASAGGAVFMAFFWVGNAEFGHGVVNGDLMGLLLFVTLIVLAAGRYYGLDAIIERTELVQQYPRLKYLLG; encoded by the coding sequence ATGGCCTACGACACGTCGAATCCGCTGGCGGAAACGTTCGAGTTCGGCGGATCCAGTCCGATCACGACCTTCTGGATCGCGTTCCTCCGGATCGTCGTCGGCTGGTGGTTCTTCCACGCCGGCGTGACGAAACTCGTCGAATCCGGCCTGAACTACACGTACGGTCCCGCCTACCTCACGGAGATGGGCGGGACCGTCCTCGGCCCGCTGGCGGTGTGGATGGGGACCGCGATTCCGCGGTTCATCGCGGCCATCGTCCCGCTGGCGGAGACGCTGATCGGCCTGGCGCTGGCCGCCGGCGTCGCCGTCAGGCTCGCGTCCGCCGGCGGCGCCGTGTTCATGGCGTTCTTCTGGGTCGGCAACGCCGAGTTCGGCCACGGCGTCGTCAACGGCGACCTGATGGGACTGCTGCTGTTCGTCACGCTGATCGTCCTCGCCGCCGGTCGGTACTACGGCCTGGACGCGATCATCGAACGGACCGAACTCGTCCAGCAGTACCCGCGGCTCAAATACCTGCTCGGTTGA
- a CDS encoding permease translates to MTVVESFVEGLRLAAEMGWETWWALVLGFTIAGAVEAFVSEERISAVLGGSGWRELGLGTLFGAASSSCSFGAVATTKSLFKKGASPVASLAAFQFASTNLVIELGLVMWVLLGWQFVVADYVAGFLLICLLAATFAALVPAEWFAAAREHLRATEGVRDPACGMTVDPTADDTVELATERGTEYFCSESCKTAYAEERRQSDATWRDRLLTRDGWRLASKNALGEWGMLWTDIVAGFLIAGLIAAFVPRAWWTTLFGVGAEGSLTWVAASAVVGVVVGVVTFVCSVGNVPFALILWSNGIAFGGVMSFIFADLIVPTITDAYRRYYGLRMAAVLFVSIFVTAVVSGVAIHYLWAGIGLIPPAGETGGTAPNGYTTDLNAAFTLLFLGQVYVGWIRDDDAEGEVTESHA, encoded by the coding sequence GTGACAGTCGTCGAATCGTTCGTCGAGGGGTTGCGCCTGGCCGCGGAGATGGGCTGGGAGACGTGGTGGGCGCTCGTCCTCGGGTTCACCATCGCCGGTGCGGTGGAGGCGTTCGTGAGCGAGGAGCGGATATCCGCCGTCCTCGGCGGGAGCGGGTGGCGCGAACTCGGCCTGGGGACACTCTTCGGCGCCGCGTCCTCGTCGTGTTCGTTCGGCGCGGTGGCGACCACGAAGTCGCTGTTCAAGAAGGGGGCGTCGCCGGTCGCCAGCCTCGCGGCGTTCCAGTTCGCCTCGACGAACCTCGTGATCGAACTCGGACTGGTGATGTGGGTGTTGCTCGGTTGGCAGTTCGTCGTCGCTGATTACGTCGCCGGCTTCCTGCTCATCTGCCTCCTGGCGGCGACGTTCGCCGCCCTCGTCCCCGCGGAGTGGTTCGCGGCCGCCCGCGAACACCTGCGAGCCACCGAGGGCGTCCGCGACCCCGCCTGCGGGATGACGGTCGATCCGACGGCCGACGATACCGTCGAACTGGCGACCGAGCGCGGCACCGAGTACTTCTGTTCGGAGTCGTGCAAGACGGCGTACGCCGAGGAGCGGCGCCAGTCGGACGCGACGTGGCGCGACCGCCTGCTCACCCGCGACGGGTGGCGGCTGGCCTCGAAGAACGCCCTCGGCGAGTGGGGTATGCTGTGGACCGACATCGTCGCCGGTTTCCTGATCGCGGGGCTGATCGCCGCCTTCGTCCCGCGGGCGTGGTGGACGACGCTGTTCGGCGTCGGCGCCGAGGGGTCGCTCACCTGGGTCGCCGCGAGCGCCGTCGTCGGCGTCGTCGTCGGCGTCGTCACCTTCGTCTGTTCGGTCGGCAACGTCCCCTTCGCGCTCATCCTCTGGTCGAACGGCATCGCCTTCGGCGGCGTGATGAGTTTCATCTTCGCCGACCTGATCGTCCCGACCATCACGGACGCCTACCGCCGCTACTACGGCCTCCGGATGGCCGCGGTCCTGTTCGTGAGCATCTTCGTCACCGCCGTCGTCTCGGGGGTGGCCATCCACTACCTCTGGGCCGGAATCGGGTTGATCCCACCGGCCGGCGAAACCGGCGGTACCGCCCCGAACGGGTACACCACCGACCTCAATGCCGCGTTCACCCTCCTCTTTCTCGGGCAGGTGTACGTCGGGTGGATACGCGACGACGACGCCGAGGGCGAGGTGACGGAGTCCCACGCCTGA